In Caulobacter soli, one genomic interval encodes:
- a CDS encoding isocitrate lyase: MTRKTYAQHRQELLARYPQGVTPGGVGIDDIIQLKLQNTFSTHLDIARDMAGVMRADMAAYDADSAQFTQSLGCWSGFHAQQMIKSVKRLRGTTKGAYVYLSGWMVAGLRNRFGHLPDQSMHEKTSVVDLIEEIYVSLRQADEVAINDLFKVLTTARDAGDKAAEAAAIAAIDGFETHVVPIIADIDAGFGNENATYILAKEMIKAGACCLQIENQVSDAKQCGHQDGKVTVPREDFIEKLRACRLAFEELGVDEGVIVARTDSLGAGLTQKVPVSQEPGDLASDYIKWLKTEAITESNPILPGELAIYKDGQFEKPVRMPNGLFAFQDGTGRARVIEDCIASLTQGGADLLWIETDTPNVDEIASMVSEIRKVVPDAKLTYNNSPSFNWTLNLRKQVRDQWIAEGKIHKDSYPEGAALMSAEYDASDLGRETDARLAAFQADIAARAGVFHNLITLPTFHLTAKSMDELSRGYFGPDRMKAYVNTVQREEIRRGVSAVKHQHEVGSDLGDSFKIMVAGERALTAGGHANTMNQFAAE, encoded by the coding sequence ATGACGCGCAAGACCTACGCCCAACACCGCCAAGAATTGCTGGCCCGCTATCCGCAAGGCGTGACGCCGGGCGGCGTCGGCATCGACGACATCATCCAGCTGAAGCTGCAGAACACCTTCTCGACCCACCTGGACATCGCCCGCGACATGGCCGGCGTCATGCGCGCCGACATGGCCGCCTATGACGCCGACAGCGCCCAGTTCACCCAGTCGCTGGGTTGCTGGTCGGGCTTCCACGCCCAGCAGATGATCAAGTCGGTCAAGCGCCTACGCGGCACCACCAAGGGCGCCTACGTCTATCTGTCGGGCTGGATGGTCGCGGGCCTTCGCAACCGCTTCGGCCACCTGCCCGACCAGTCGATGCACGAGAAGACCTCGGTCGTCGACCTGATCGAGGAGATCTACGTCTCGCTGCGCCAGGCCGACGAGGTGGCGATCAACGACCTGTTCAAGGTCCTGACGACCGCCCGTGACGCCGGCGACAAGGCGGCCGAGGCCGCCGCGATCGCCGCCATCGACGGCTTCGAGACCCACGTCGTGCCGATCATCGCCGACATCGACGCGGGCTTCGGCAACGAGAACGCCACCTACATCCTGGCCAAGGAAATGATCAAGGCCGGCGCCTGCTGCCTGCAGATCGAAAACCAGGTCTCCGACGCCAAGCAGTGCGGCCACCAGGACGGCAAGGTCACCGTGCCGCGCGAGGACTTCATCGAGAAGCTGCGCGCCTGCCGCCTGGCCTTCGAGGAACTGGGCGTCGACGAGGGCGTCATCGTCGCCCGCACCGACAGCCTGGGCGCGGGCCTGACCCAGAAGGTGCCGGTCAGCCAGGAGCCGGGCGACCTGGCCAGCGACTACATCAAGTGGCTGAAGACCGAGGCGATCACCGAGAGCAACCCAATCCTGCCGGGCGAACTGGCGATCTATAAGGACGGCCAGTTCGAAAAGCCGGTGCGCATGCCCAACGGCCTGTTCGCCTTCCAGGACGGCACCGGCCGGGCCCGCGTCATCGAGGACTGCATCGCATCCTTGACCCAGGGCGGCGCCGACCTGCTGTGGATCGAGACCGACACCCCCAACGTCGACGAGATCGCCAGCATGGTCTCGGAGATCCGCAAGGTCGTTCCCGACGCCAAGCTGACCTACAACAACTCCCCGTCGTTCAACTGGACCCTGAACCTGCGCAAGCAGGTCCGCGACCAGTGGATCGCCGAGGGCAAGATCCACAAGGACAGCTATCCCGAAGGCGCGGCCCTGATGTCGGCCGAATACGACGCCAGCGACCTGGGGCGCGAGACCGACGCTCGCCTGGCGGCCTTCCAGGCCGACATCGCGGCCCGGGCCGGGGTGTTCCACAACCTGATCACCCTGCCGACCTTCCACCTGACCGCCAAGAGCATGGACGAGCTGTCGCGCGGCTACTTCGGTCCCGACCGGATGAAGGCCTACGTCAACACCGTCCAGCGCGAGGAAATCCGCCGCGGCGTCTCGGCCGTCAAGCACCAGCACGAGGTCGGCTCGGACCTGGGCGACAGCTTCAAGATCATGGTCGCCGGCGAACGCGCCCTGACCGCCGGTGGTCACGCCAACACCATGAACCAGTTCGCCGCCGAGTAG
- a CDS encoding helix-turn-helix domain-containing protein, translated as MGISDKKLFLGGRLKRLRRDLSVNQSQMAEQLGISASYLNLLERNQRPVTAQILLRLADAYDLDLRSLSADDPGGGAGLEEVLADKMFADLGVGRHEAIEVAETSPAMAEAIVRLYRAYLDRGRLVDLGAFERADGSAGPQGGAAHPTDWVRDLVGAQRNYFAELETCAETIVAALKADPQDLGPALRERLLTNCGVQVRIMPVEVMTASLRRYDHHRKRLMISETLAPASRLFAMAYQLGLLEFGETLTTLTDRFKAPDRATRQLLKVFLANYLAAAVMMPYELFHAALETSGYDIERVRSRFGVSYEQAAQRLTTLGRSGARGVPFFMVRLDAAGNISKRFAAGAFPFSRFGGTCPRWNVHDSFKTPGRVVTQVIETPDGERYFTLSRTVRRVSGLQAGLEDELVIGLGCELKYANKLVYARGLDIATPLAVEIGPSCRICERPACPQRAAAPINRTLLVEENSKSLSPFPFVA; from the coding sequence ATGGGGATCTCGGACAAGAAGCTTTTTCTCGGCGGCCGGCTCAAGCGCCTGCGACGCGACCTGTCGGTCAATCAGAGCCAGATGGCCGAGCAACTGGGCATTTCGGCCAGCTATCTGAACCTGCTGGAGCGCAACCAGCGCCCGGTCACCGCCCAGATCCTGCTGCGCCTGGCCGACGCCTACGACCTGGACTTGCGCAGCCTGTCGGCCGACGACCCGGGCGGCGGCGCGGGCCTGGAGGAGGTGCTGGCCGACAAGATGTTCGCTGACCTGGGCGTGGGCCGCCATGAGGCCATCGAAGTCGCCGAGACCTCGCCGGCCATGGCCGAGGCCATCGTGCGGCTCTATCGGGCCTATCTGGATCGCGGCCGGTTGGTCGACCTGGGCGCGTTCGAGCGCGCCGACGGGAGCGCCGGCCCTCAGGGCGGGGCCGCCCATCCCACCGACTGGGTGCGCGACCTGGTCGGGGCCCAGCGCAACTACTTCGCCGAGCTGGAGACTTGCGCCGAAACCATCGTCGCGGCCCTGAAGGCCGATCCCCAGGACCTGGGCCCGGCCCTGCGCGAGCGCCTGCTGACGAACTGTGGCGTGCAGGTCCGGATCATGCCGGTCGAGGTGATGACCGCCTCGCTGCGTCGCTACGACCACCATCGCAAGCGGCTGATGATCTCCGAAACCCTGGCGCCGGCCAGCCGGCTGTTCGCCATGGCCTATCAGCTTGGGCTGCTGGAGTTCGGCGAGACCCTGACCACCCTGACCGACCGCTTCAAGGCCCCCGACCGCGCCACGCGCCAGCTGCTCAAGGTGTTCCTGGCCAACTACCTGGCCGCCGCGGTGATGATGCCCTACGAGCTCTTTCACGCGGCCCTGGAGACCAGCGGTTACGATATCGAGCGGGTGCGCTCGCGGTTCGGCGTCAGCTACGAGCAGGCCGCCCAGCGTCTGACCACCCTTGGCCGGTCGGGCGCTCGGGGCGTGCCGTTCTTCATGGTGCGGCTCGATGCGGCGGGCAACATCTCCAAGCGCTTCGCGGCGGGAGCTTTCCCGTTCTCGCGGTTTGGCGGCACCTGTCCGCGCTGGAACGTCCACGACAGCTTCAAGACCCCCGGGCGGGTGGTCACCCAGGTCATCGAGACCCCCGACGGCGAGCGCTACTTCACCCTGTCGCGCACGGTGCGCCGGGTGTCGGGCCTGCAGGCGGGGTTGGAGGACGAACTGGTCATCGGCCTGGGCTGCGAGCTGAAATACGCCAACAAGCTGGTCTATGCCCGGGGCCTGGACATCGCCACGCCGCTGGCCGTGGAGATCGGTCCGTCCTGCCGGATCTGCGAGCGTCCGGCCTGTCCGCAGCGGGCGGCCGCCCCGATCAACCGCACCCTGCTGGTCGAGGAAAACA